The following proteins are encoded in a genomic region of Methanobrevibacter sp.:
- the twy1 gene encoding 4-demethylwyosine synthase TYW1: MSLTKEQQQKLEKSGYRFVGEHGHAAAKICHWTRQSILDRGVCYKEKFYGIESHRCLQMSPSVSSCQQECVFCWRDLSYTETDWIGEYDDPKTIIDGAIKAQNNLLCGFGGNDKANKEKLLESKTPTNAAISLAGEPMMYPEIDELLAEFNRRNFTTFVVSNGQCVDKLKNLEEDPYQLYLSLDAPTKKLYNQVCNPKINNGWENLNESLETLSSFNSRTCIRTTVVKGRNMESPEEYAELIKKADPDFVEIKAYMCVGSSRERLTLDNMPTFDEVARFAEEIGKYCDKKIVNDSEVSRVVLLQ; encoded by the coding sequence ATGTCATTAACTAAAGAACAACAGCAAAAATTGGAAAAGAGCGGTTACCGTTTTGTAGGCGAACATGGCCATGCAGCTGCAAAAATCTGCCACTGGACAAGACAGAGCATCTTGGACAGGGGAGTTTGTTATAAGGAAAAATTCTATGGCATTGAAAGTCACAGATGCCTTCAGATGTCCCCTTCAGTAAGCAGCTGTCAGCAGGAATGTGTATTCTGCTGGAGGGACTTGAGCTATACTGAAACTGATTGGATTGGGGAATATGATGATCCGAAAACAATAATAGATGGGGCGATCAAAGCCCAGAACAATCTTCTTTGCGGTTTTGGAGGCAATGATAAAGCCAACAAGGAAAAGTTGCTAGAATCAAAAACCCCTACAAATGCGGCCATTTCCCTTGCTGGAGAACCTATGATGTATCCGGAAATTGATGAACTGTTGGCCGAATTTAATAGGCGCAATTTTACCACTTTTGTTGTTAGCAACGGCCAGTGCGTGGACAAGTTAAAGAATCTTGAAGAGGACCCTTACCAGCTATACCTCTCCTTAGATGCACCTACAAAGAAATTATACAATCAGGTTTGCAATCCTAAGATAAACAACGGTTGGGAGAATTTAAATGAATCTCTTGAAACCTTATCAAGTTTTAACTCAAGAACATGCATAAGGACAACTGTGGTTAAGGGAAGAAACATGGAAAGTCCTGAAGAATATGCTGAACTTATCAAAAAGGCAGACCCTGACTTTGTTGAAATAAAGGCCTACATGTGTGTTGGCTCATCAAGGGAAAGGCTAACATTAGACAACATGCCAACATTTGATGAAGTGGCCAGATTTGCAGAAGAAATCGGCAAATACTGTGATAAAAAAATAGTGAACGATTCAGAAGTTAGCAGAGTCGTTTTATTGCAATGA
- a CDS encoding 2-oxoacid:ferredoxin oxidoreductase subunit gamma: MRKEIRIGGFGGQGVIMAGIIIGKAASLFDDNEAVQTQSYGPEARGGASKCEVVISDEKIDYPKVQSPDILVAMSNEALIKYIVDLKDNGTLIVDPGTTDVEDVREYIDAHNIKVYEAPATKTAVDDIGLKIVANIVMVGAITKITEIISPEAAKEAILDSVPRGTEDKNIAAFEAGYDLV, from the coding sequence ATGAGAAAAGAAATTAGAATTGGTGGATTTGGAGGTCAAGGAGTAATCATGGCTGGTATTATCATTGGTAAGGCAGCATCACTTTTTGATGATAATGAAGCAGTTCAAACTCAATCTTACGGTCCTGAAGCTCGTGGAGGAGCTTCCAAATGTGAAGTTGTTATCAGTGACGAAAAAATCGATTATCCAAAAGTACAAAGTCCAGATATCTTGGTTGCAATGTCAAATGAGGCTTTAATCAAATATATAGTTGATTTAAAAGATAACGGAACTTTGATTGTTGATCCTGGAACAACCGATGTTGAAGACGTACGCGAATACATTGACGCTCATAATATTAAAGTTTATGAAGCTCCTGCAACTAAAACTGCAGTAGATGATATTGGTCTTAAAATCGTAGCCAATATTGTTATGGTAGGAGCAATTACAAAAATAACCGAAATCATATCTCCTGAAGCAGCTAAAGAAGCAATTTTAGACAGTGTTCCTCGTGGAACTGAAGATAAAAACATTGCTGCATTTGAAGCAGGATATGATTTGGTGTGA
- the thiE gene encoding thiamine phosphate synthase, whose product MNTSDLELYLVTNPLEDEDKFLNTIEESLKGGVTIVQLREKDKDTGDFYNIAVKVKEITDKYDVPLIINDRIDIMLAIDCAGIHIGQSDMPCNIAREMIGNEKIIGVSAHSIAEAKKAQEDGADYLGCGAVYPTKTKKNANHVPKEMLNDIADSVDIPIVAIGGINLENAMNLAGTDIAGLCVVSAIMNAENPKKASEKLLEISKNIINED is encoded by the coding sequence ATGAACACTTCAGATTTAGAATTGTATCTGGTTACAAATCCTCTTGAAGATGAGGACAAATTTTTAAATACCATAGAAGAATCCCTTAAGGGCGGAGTTACTATAGTCCAACTGCGCGAAAAAGATAAAGATACTGGAGACTTCTATAATATTGCAGTTAAGGTTAAGGAAATTACAGACAAATACGATGTGCCTCTAATAATCAATGATAGAATTGATATAATGCTAGCAATCGATTGTGCAGGAATCCATATTGGGCAAAGCGACATGCCATGCAATATTGCACGTGAAATGATTGGCAATGAAAAAATCATAGGGGTTTCAGCACATAGCATAGCCGAAGCAAAAAAAGCACAAGAAGATGGAGCAGACTATCTGGGGTGCGGTGCAGTATATCCAACAAAAACAAAGAAGAATGCAAATCACGTGCCAAAGGAAATGCTAAACGACATTGCAGATTCCGTAGACATTCCAATAGTGGCCATCGGTGGGATAAACCTAGAAAATGCAATGAACTTAGCAGGTACGGACATAGCTGGATTATGTGTCGTGTCTGCAATCATGAATGCGGAAAATCCAAAAAAAGCGTCTGAAAAATTATTAGAAATTTCAAAAAATATAATTAATGAAGATTAA
- a CDS encoding flavodoxin family protein, which translates to MKFYAINGSKRDDGNTSQLLKKALEGVKKVIPDAEVEYINLYEVPFNGCKSCFACKKLNGKHYGKCVYKDDFKPILEKIVQADGLIFGSPVYFGDVTGNMRCLLERLCFPFLVYDKETDSLAPKRMPTAFIYTMNVNEELADAMGYNHFIDNNTMVFEMTFTKPYNLCSYDTYQFSDYSKYKSDLFDEKHKAEVRETQFPKDMEQAFEIGSKIARDAIKE; encoded by the coding sequence ATGAAATTTTATGCCATTAATGGCAGTAAACGTGATGATGGAAATACTTCACAGCTACTTAAAAAGGCTCTTGAAGGTGTTAAGAAAGTAATTCCTGATGCTGAAGTTGAATATATTAATCTCTATGAAGTTCCATTTAATGGATGTAAAAGCTGTTTTGCATGTAAAAAATTAAACGGAAAACATTATGGGAAATGCGTTTATAAGGATGATTTTAAGCCGATTTTAGAAAAAATAGTTCAAGCCGATGGCCTTATTTTTGGTTCTCCAGTATACTTTGGTGATGTTACTGGAAATATGAGATGTCTTTTAGAGAGATTATGCTTCCCATTTTTGGTTTATGATAAGGAAACCGATAGTTTGGCTCCAAAAAGAATGCCTACTGCTTTCATATATACCATGAATGTAAATGAAGAGTTGGCTGATGCAATGGGTTATAATCATTTTATTGATAATAACACAATGGTCTTTGAAATGACCTTTACAAAGCCTTACAACTTATGCTCTTATGATACCTATCAATTTTCAGATTATTCCAAGTATAAATCTGACTTATTTGATGAGAAACACAAGGCAGAAGTTCGTGAAACCCAATTTCCAAAAGATATGGAGCAAGCATTTGAAATAGGGTCTAAAATAGCTAGGGATGCTATTAAAGAATAA
- the sucC gene encoding ADP-forming succinate--CoA ligase subunit beta yields MKFFEHVGKKIFKKEGINILEGHVAYSPEEATSIVSEMDEPVAIKAQVLVGGRGKAGGVKFADDPGEAYKAADEILGMTIKGEKVAHLLIEEKADILNEFFISVSIDRAAKRPVIMASAEGGVEIENLAKTNPEKIIKYRPNPLIEFLPYEAREIARKMGVSSELISPIGDVIWKLYNIFEKYDAEIAEINPLVLTPDGLIAADAKLEIENDALFRHQDLVELLKYKKKGVDFVKLDGDIAVIGNGAGLTLTGMDMIKLNGGEPATFLDIGGGASDQTILQALNIVLNYDPVKVVFLNVLGGITKADDVARGVIKALEKSKRNVDIVIRLTGTNEEEGQKLLEEAGIPYEVSMEEAAKKAVELCNSLK; encoded by the coding sequence ATGAAGTTTTTTGAACATGTAGGGAAGAAAATATTTAAAAAAGAAGGAATTAATATTTTGGAAGGACATGTTGCATATTCTCCAGAAGAGGCTACCTCAATCGTATCTGAAATGGATGAACCAGTAGCTATTAAAGCTCAAGTTCTTGTTGGAGGACGTGGAAAAGCAGGTGGAGTTAAATTTGCAGATGATCCGGGTGAAGCTTATAAAGCAGCTGATGAAATTCTTGGAATGACAATTAAGGGCGAAAAAGTAGCTCACCTTTTAATTGAAGAAAAAGCAGACATCTTAAATGAATTTTTCATAAGTGTTTCCATTGATAGGGCCGCAAAAAGACCTGTAATCATGGCTAGTGCTGAAGGTGGGGTCGAAATTGAAAATTTAGCTAAAACCAATCCTGAAAAAATTATCAAATATCGTCCTAATCCTTTAATTGAATTTTTACCGTATGAGGCTCGTGAAATAGCTCGTAAAATGGGTGTAAGTTCTGAGTTAATTTCACCAATTGGTGATGTTATTTGGAAACTTTACAACATATTCGAGAAATACGATGCGGAAATCGCTGAAATCAATCCGTTGGTATTAACTCCTGACGGACTAATAGCTGCTGATGCAAAACTCGAAATCGAAAATGATGCTTTATTTAGACATCAGGACTTAGTCGAACTCTTAAAATATAAGAAAAAAGGAGTGGACTTTGTAAAGCTTGATGGTGATATTGCAGTTATTGGAAATGGTGCAGGATTGACCCTTACCGGAATGGACATGATCAAACTCAATGGTGGAGAACCTGCTACATTTTTGGATATTGGTGGTGGAGCATCCGATCAAACTATTTTGCAAGCTTTAAACATTGTTTTAAACTATGATCCGGTTAAAGTAGTATTTTTAAATGTTTTAGGTGGTATTACTAAAGCCGATGATGTTGCAAGAGGAGTAATAAAAGCTTTAGAAAAATCCAAACGCAATGTAGATATTGTTATTAGATTAACAGGAACTAATGAGGAAGAAGGTCAAAAACTTTTAGAAGAAGCAGGAATTCCTTATGAAGTGTCTATGGAAGAAGCTGCTAAAAAGGCTGTTGAATTATGTAACAGCTTAAAATAA
- the tpiA gene encoding triose-phosphate isomerase has product MNTPIVILNFKTYIESSGLNALNLAKDLESAGEETGINMVAAPQAADIYRIKQETSIPIFAQNIDAITPGGHTGHDLIETLIEAGASGSLINHSEKRMKLADIENVIELTKEKGILSCLCTNNINTSKAAATLAPDYLAVEPPELIGSGIPVSQAQPEVVEDTVKEVKAINKDIKVLCGAGISTGEDMAAAIELGAEGVLLASGIIKADSPKEALIDLVSKI; this is encoded by the coding sequence TTGAATACTCCAATAGTGATTTTAAATTTTAAAACTTATATTGAGTCTAGCGGTTTAAACGCTTTAAACCTAGCAAAAGACCTTGAATCAGCTGGTGAAGAAACCGGTATTAACATGGTTGCCGCACCTCAGGCTGCAGACATTTATAGAATTAAACAAGAAACTTCCATACCTATTTTTGCACAGAACATTGATGCCATAACTCCTGGAGGCCATACAGGACATGATCTGATTGAAACTTTAATCGAGGCGGGTGCATCTGGAAGTTTAATAAACCATTCTGAAAAAAGAATGAAATTGGCGGATATCGAAAATGTTATAGAATTAACTAAGGAAAAAGGTATTCTATCCTGTCTCTGTACAAACAATATTAATACAAGTAAGGCAGCGGCTACTTTGGCTCCTGATTATTTGGCAGTGGAACCTCCTGAACTCATAGGTTCAGGAATTCCTGTTTCACAAGCACAACCTGAAGTAGTGGAAGATACAGTAAAAGAAGTTAAAGCGATTAATAAAGACATTAAAGTTTTATGCGGTGCTGGAATATCTACCGGAGAGGATATGGCTGCAGCTATCGAACTTGGTGCTGAAGGTGTATTGCTTGCATCTGGAATTATTAAGGCAGACAGTCCAAAAGAAGCTTTAATTGATCTTGTTAGTAAAATATAA
- the pgk gene encoding phosphoglycerate kinase produces the protein MSKEFNTIDDFNIEDKTVLVRIDINSPVDPDNGLILDDTRLRLHSETIRELSKKGAKVVILAHQSRPGKNDFTTLDQHAKELSKILNLKVQYTDALFSNSAKEAIANLYPGDILLLENARFFSEESLSRSPEEQSRTILVRELTPYIDLFVNDAFAAAHRSQTSLVGFTINTPSAAGRVMEKELTVIQNALDNVEHPCIFLLGGMKPDDSIDVMGNVLGNGTADKVLTTGIVANIVLWAAGHDINDVNRAFIEARGYADMVEKAKELLDKYGDDRVVYPSDVAIEKDGERVDVGIDEIPNNSIFDIGVNTIREYAKIIREAEMVFANGPAGVFENPDFAMGTEDLINAIASSKAFSVIGGGHIAAATNGAGLADEMDHVSSGGGACISMLAGKPLAAVEALKKSKKMED, from the coding sequence ATGTCTAAGGAATTTAATACTATTGATGATTTTAATATAGAGGATAAAACCGTACTTGTAAGAATTGATATTAACTCTCCAGTTGATCCGGACAACGGTCTTATTTTAGATGACACCAGATTAAGATTGCATTCAGAAACCATAAGGGAATTGTCTAAAAAGGGAGCGAAAGTTGTTATTTTAGCTCACCAAAGCCGTCCTGGTAAAAACGATTTCACCACCTTGGATCAGCATGCTAAAGAATTGTCTAAAATATTAAATTTGAAAGTTCAATATACTGATGCTTTATTCTCAAACTCTGCAAAGGAAGCTATTGCTAATTTATATCCTGGAGATATTCTTTTGCTTGAAAATGCACGTTTCTTTTCTGAAGAATCCCTTTCACGTTCTCCAGAGGAGCAATCCAGAACAATCCTTGTTCGTGAATTAACTCCTTACATTGACTTGTTCGTCAACGATGCATTTGCAGCAGCTCACAGATCACAAACATCCCTTGTTGGTTTCACAATCAATACTCCGTCTGCAGCAGGTAGGGTAATGGAGAAGGAATTGACTGTTATTCAAAATGCTTTGGACAATGTTGAACATCCTTGTATTTTCTTGCTTGGTGGAATGAAGCCCGATGATTCCATTGATGTTATGGGCAACGTTTTAGGCAATGGAACTGCAGACAAGGTTCTTACTACAGGTATTGTAGCCAATATTGTTTTATGGGCTGCAGGTCATGATATCAACGATGTTAATAGGGCATTTATTGAAGCAAGAGGATATGCAGACATGGTTGAAAAGGCCAAAGAGCTTTTAGACAAGTATGGTGATGACAGGGTTGTATATCCTAGCGACGTAGCTATTGAAAAGGATGGGGAGAGAGTTGATGTGGGAATTGATGAAATTCCTAATAATTCAATTTTTGATATTGGAGTCAACACAATCAGGGAATATGCAAAAATCATAAGGGAGGCTGAAATGGTATTTGCAAACGGTCCTGCAGGAGTATTTGAAAACCCTGATTTTGCAATGGGTACTGAGGATTTAATCAATGCTATCGCTTCTTCAAAAGCATTTTCTGTTATTGGAGGAGGTCATATTGCAGCCGCTACAAATGGTGCCGGTCTTGCTGATGAGATGGATCATGTAAGTAGCGGTGGAGGTGCTTGTATCAGTATGCTTGCAGGCAAACCTTTGGCTGCTGTAGAAGCACTTAAAAAAAGTAAAAAGATGGAAGATTAA
- the thiM gene encoding hydroxyethylthiazole kinase, with translation MINKKDKILEEIPKTLREIQEKNPLTHCLTNTVTINDCANAVLAIGGSPAMADEPKEVKDFVEIADVVVINIGNTTENQVKAMNIASAHANETNTPVVIDPVGVGVGELRSKIILDLLENDVAAIRGNMSEIKAIANLVGVIDNSNMVKGVDVCLDDIVTKDNLEANGEIIKTLANELNTVILASGEIDILSDGETTLAIFNGDEMMPLITGSGCMLTSIVGTCIGGSDPFMGTLIASLIMTIAGEHARKKVDELDLGTGSFRAFLIDYLSKANAEDLIDNENFVIL, from the coding sequence TAAGAGAAATTCAGGAAAAAAATCCTTTAACACATTGTTTGACAAATACCGTAACGATCAATGATTGTGCTAACGCTGTTCTGGCAATTGGAGGTTCACCAGCAATGGCGGATGAACCGAAAGAAGTAAAAGATTTTGTTGAAATAGCAGATGTGGTTGTTATAAATATAGGAAATACAACAGAAAATCAAGTGAAAGCAATGAATATTGCCAGTGCACATGCAAATGAAACAAATACACCAGTAGTGATTGATCCTGTAGGAGTCGGAGTAGGAGAACTAAGAAGCAAAATAATATTGGACTTGCTTGAAAATGACGTGGCTGCAATACGTGGAAACATGAGTGAAATCAAAGCAATAGCCAATTTAGTCGGTGTTATAGACAATTCAAACATGGTTAAAGGTGTTGACGTTTGTTTGGATGATATTGTAACAAAAGATAACCTTGAAGCAAACGGAGAAATTATCAAAACTCTTGCCAATGAGTTAAATACAGTCATATTGGCCAGTGGAGAGATTGATATTCTTTCAGATGGGGAAACTACCTTAGCAATCTTCAATGGAGACGAAATGATGCCATTGATTACAGGAAGCGGATGCATGTTAACTTCCATAGTTGGAACCTGCATAGGGGGAAGCGACCCATTTATGGGCACTTTGATTGCTAGCCTAATCATGACAATAGCTGGAGAACATGCAAGGAAAAAGGTTGATGAGCTTGATTTAGGTACTGGTTCATTCAGGGCATTTTTAATTGATTACCTCTCAAAGGCCAATGCAGAAGACCTGATAGACAATGAAAACTTTGTGATTTTATGA